Proteins found in one Corynebacterium zhongnanshanii genomic segment:
- a CDS encoding DUF6263 family protein encodes MGNSKRVALFTATCASVLSAALTLSACGSDDDSHGAVEQPAAVAVAQTPVTLESAGAEPRESLAWFSDSGQQKVTFKATQGLEQHTEGGSGEDLPYEDVTMTLPLSASVDTDGEKRTTSVTVGRPSGTNHERNEDIASAEGFQMTTVHTADGQAVERTMAAPEGASDAARASVESALTQMNDFPVVFPSEKVGIGARWTVSTKVDAGVSMFQDITYTLAARQGKDVTLKISVDRRPAVTSYGRTNLTVLDSSTESRGQVKVDLTRALPVSGQLSVTTALTLGDGEQKDSGTKVIQKATTRGQWLSE; translated from the coding sequence GTGGGTAATTCGAAACGTGTAGCACTGTTCACTGCGACCTGTGCCTCCGTCCTGTCTGCGGCGCTGACCCTCAGCGCGTGCGGCTCCGATGATGATTCTCACGGGGCCGTGGAACAGCCAGCAGCGGTGGCGGTGGCGCAGACGCCTGTCACGCTAGAGTCTGCGGGAGCCGAGCCCCGGGAGTCCCTGGCGTGGTTCAGCGACTCCGGGCAGCAGAAGGTCACGTTCAAAGCCACCCAAGGGCTAGAGCAGCACACTGAGGGAGGCTCGGGCGAGGACCTGCCCTATGAGGATGTGACGATGACGTTGCCGCTGTCCGCCTCGGTGGATACCGACGGAGAAAAGCGCACCACGTCGGTCACGGTCGGCCGGCCGAGCGGGACGAATCACGAGCGCAATGAAGATATCGCCAGCGCCGAGGGCTTCCAGATGACCACGGTGCACACCGCCGATGGCCAGGCTGTGGAGCGGACGATGGCTGCTCCCGAGGGGGCGTCCGATGCGGCGCGCGCGTCCGTGGAATCCGCGCTGACGCAGATGAATGACTTTCCGGTGGTGTTCCCCAGCGAGAAGGTGGGCATCGGCGCCCGCTGGACCGTCTCCACCAAGGTGGATGCGGGCGTGTCCATGTTCCAGGACATTACGTACACCCTCGCCGCGCGCCAGGGCAAGGATGTCACGCTGAAAATCTCTGTTGATCGACGCCCAGCGGTCACCTCCTACGGCCGCACGAACCTGACGGTGTTGGATTCGTCCACTGAGTCGCGCGGGCAGGTGAAGGTGGACTTAACGCGGGCGCTTCCGGTATCTGGGCAGCTGTCCGTCACGACTGCGTTGACCTTGGGTGATGGTGAACAGAAGGATTCTGGCACGAAGGTCATACAAAAGGCCACCACCCGTGGGCAGTGGCTTTCTGAGTAG
- the lspA gene encoding signal peptidase II: protein MTSQPTARIATFSLPLMAGWIALDQLSKWWVVENLEPATAYPVLGDWFRLYLIRNSGAAFSFGTDLTPVLAILQLCAAVACIVLSFRIRTRFAIWPIALIGGGAAGNFIDRVFRAPGGLHGHVVDFFSFWDFAIFNVADVGITVGVALYMCSVIFIDPKREEPHP from the coding sequence GTGACATCACAACCCACCGCACGGATCGCTACGTTTTCTCTGCCTCTCATGGCCGGATGGATCGCGCTTGACCAGCTGAGCAAGTGGTGGGTGGTGGAGAACCTTGAACCGGCCACGGCCTACCCGGTGCTGGGCGATTGGTTCCGGCTGTATCTCATCCGCAACTCAGGCGCGGCCTTTTCCTTCGGCACGGATCTCACCCCGGTGCTGGCCATCCTGCAGCTCTGCGCCGCTGTGGCCTGCATTGTCTTGTCCTTCCGCATCCGCACCCGCTTCGCCATCTGGCCGATCGCCTTGATCGGTGGCGGGGCCGCCGGCAACTTCATCGACCGTGTGTTCCGCGCGCCGGGCGGGCTGCATGGCCATGTGGTGGATTTCTTCAGTTTCTGGGATTTCGCGATCTTCAATGTCGCTGACGTGGGAATTACCGTCGGCGTGGCACTGTATATGTGCTCCGTGATCTTCATCGACCCGAAGCGAGAGGAGCCACACCCGTGA
- a CDS encoding RluA family pseudouridine synthase — MPVPDGLAGMRVDAGLSKLLGLSRTVVADMAAAGSITQDHVTVGKSDRLVAGAWLDVTLPEPPRDLAAEPPQIVEGMGILYADDDVVVVDKPVGVAAHPTLGWEGPTVTAGLAAAGYRISTSGPPERKGIVQRLDVGTSGAMIVAQSERAYTVLKRAFRNREVSKTYHALVQGHPDPTSGTIDAPIARHPSAGWRFAVRDDGKRAVTHYETLEAHRQASLLKVKLETGRTHQIRVHFSSLHHPLVGDPMYGSDPQLAKRLGLIRQWLHAVELGFPHPDGQWMTVQSPYPEDLDQALSTLREVNNA, encoded by the coding sequence ATGCCCGTTCCAGATGGATTGGCCGGGATGAGGGTCGACGCCGGGCTCTCGAAACTCCTCGGCCTCTCGCGCACCGTGGTGGCGGACATGGCGGCGGCTGGATCCATCACGCAGGATCACGTCACGGTGGGAAAGTCCGACCGGCTGGTGGCCGGGGCGTGGCTGGATGTGACCCTCCCCGAACCGCCGCGGGATCTGGCGGCGGAGCCTCCGCAGATTGTGGAGGGAATGGGGATCCTCTACGCCGACGATGACGTGGTGGTGGTGGATAAGCCCGTGGGCGTTGCCGCGCACCCCACGCTGGGATGGGAGGGGCCCACCGTGACCGCGGGCCTGGCTGCCGCTGGCTACCGCATTTCCACCTCGGGGCCACCTGAGCGAAAAGGAATTGTGCAGCGCTTGGACGTGGGAACCTCCGGCGCGATGATTGTGGCGCAATCGGAACGCGCCTATACGGTGCTGAAAAGGGCCTTCCGGAACAGGGAGGTCTCGAAGACGTATCACGCACTGGTTCAAGGTCACCCCGATCCCACCAGCGGCACGATCGATGCGCCGATCGCCCGCCATCCTTCTGCCGGGTGGCGCTTCGCAGTGAGGGACGACGGCAAGCGCGCCGTCACCCACTACGAAACCCTGGAGGCTCACCGCCAGGCCAGCCTGCTGAAAGTGAAGTTGGAAACGGGCCGCACCCACCAGATCCGTGTGCACTTTTCCAGCCTGCACCATCCCCTGGTGGGCGATCCCATGTACGGCAGCGACCCACAGCTTGCGAAGCGTTTGGGGCTGATCCGCCAGTGGCTGCACGCCGTGGAGCTGGGATTCCCACACCCCGACGGGCAGTGGATGACCGTCCAATCCCCGTACCCGGAGGACCTGGACCAGGCGCTCAGCACCCTGCGGGAGGTGAACAATGCCTGA